The following are encoded in a window of Brevibacillus sp. DP1.3A genomic DNA:
- a CDS encoding 4-hydroxyproline epimerase: MKATRVFTTIDTHTGGNPTRTVISGLPKLTGATMGEKMLQMKAEYDWIRSFLMYEPRGHDVMSGALIVDPCHPDADVGVIYIETGGYLPMCGHDTIGLCTALVETGMIPVTEPVTKLTLDTPAGLVEVAVQVEGGKAKEVSFVNIPAFLYQQDVTVEVEGIGAVTCDIAYGGNFYAITDARKLNLELTPAHASTIVDTAVTIRKAINQAMEIVHPEKPFIRGLTHVEFYTAPDNPGADVKNTVVVPPGGIDRSPCGTGTSAKLAVLFAKGEIGIDEPFVHESIVGSLFTGRVLQVTEEGGLPAVITRIAGSAWLMGKHTIFYNPEDELANGFLLIPAATDH; this comes from the coding sequence ATGAAAGCAACGAGGGTGTTTACCACCATTGACACGCATACCGGGGGAAACCCTACCCGCACGGTAATCAGTGGTCTGCCAAAGCTTACCGGAGCCACGATGGGAGAAAAAATGCTCCAGATGAAGGCCGAGTACGACTGGATTCGCTCGTTTTTGATGTATGAGCCGCGGGGGCATGATGTGATGTCCGGGGCCTTGATCGTTGATCCATGCCATCCTGATGCAGATGTAGGGGTGATCTATATCGAGACAGGCGGATACTTGCCGATGTGTGGCCACGATACGATCGGTCTATGTACCGCGCTGGTGGAGACAGGCATGATCCCCGTGACCGAGCCGGTGACAAAGCTAACGCTCGATACGCCAGCAGGCTTGGTCGAGGTAGCCGTACAGGTAGAGGGAGGGAAAGCCAAGGAAGTATCATTTGTGAACATTCCAGCCTTCCTCTATCAGCAAGATGTGACTGTAGAAGTAGAAGGGATTGGAGCGGTGACCTGCGATATTGCGTACGGTGGAAACTTTTATGCCATCACAGATGCACGCAAGCTCAATCTCGAACTGACGCCAGCCCATGCATCCACCATTGTCGATACGGCCGTCACGATTCGAAAAGCGATTAATCAGGCCATGGAGATCGTTCATCCGGAGAAGCCGTTTATTCGCGGACTGACCCATGTGGAGTTCTATACGGCCCCTGACAATCCGGGAGCGGATGTGAAAAATACCGTCGTCGTACCACCGGGCGGAATAGACCGATCGCCATGTGGAACAGGCACTTCCGCCAAGCTGGCAGTCTTGTTTGCCAAAGGGGAGATCGGGATAGACGAACCGTTTGTGCATGAGAGCATCGTCGGTTCTCTGTTTACAGGAAGAGTGCTGCAGGTGACGGAGGAAGGGGGGCTACCTGCTGTCATCACCCGAATTGCAGGCTCGGCCTGGCTGATGGGCAAGCATACGATTTTTTACAATCCGGAAGACGAGCTGGCGAATGGCTTTTTGCTCATACCAGCCGCAACGGATCATTAA
- a CDS encoding aldehyde dehydrogenase family protein, which yields MHSKNWIGGEWMTPSGKELTVKNPSRITEEVGVLHLSDRSHVFAAEQAARAAQIGWAKQTGAARGEILFQMAAALEANADSLAQLASREMGKQLGEMRGEVARGVSLLRYYAGEGMRSNGNLIPSSDTNVLQYSRRVPLGVVAAITPWNFPVAIPIWKIAPALICGNTVIWKPAENGSLTATRLAEIFAETKLPAGVLNLVIGKGREIGNTLTNEAEIDAVSFTGSSETGKQIAIACAGRNIKYQTEMGGKNVAVVLADADLDKTVPILLSGAFRSAGQKCTATSRIIVEKAIYQPLVERLQSAMETCRVGDASDLEAYLGPVASAAQYETVGQYIALANAEATVIAQSPSYAKEEQGYYIRPQIVEGVAANHRLVQEEVFGPLAVLLTADGFDEAVELCNQSVYGLSASLFTRDLASAHRFLDVAQAGMVRVNQETAGVEYQAPFGGMKLSSSHTREQGQAALDFYSTTKTCAIKYAW from the coding sequence ATGCACAGCAAAAACTGGATTGGCGGCGAATGGATGACGCCGTCAGGGAAGGAACTAACGGTCAAAAACCCGTCGCGTATCACAGAAGAAGTCGGCGTTCTGCATCTGTCTGATCGGTCACATGTTTTTGCCGCTGAACAGGCAGCGCGTGCGGCACAGATCGGCTGGGCAAAACAAACGGGTGCAGCTCGTGGCGAAATCCTTTTTCAAATGGCTGCGGCACTGGAGGCAAATGCAGACAGCTTGGCACAGCTGGCAAGCCGAGAAATGGGCAAACAGCTTGGCGAGATGCGCGGAGAAGTGGCGCGCGGGGTCAGTCTGTTGCGCTATTATGCCGGAGAAGGGATGCGTTCCAACGGCAACCTGATTCCTTCTTCAGATACGAATGTCCTGCAATACAGCCGTCGTGTACCGCTCGGAGTTGTGGCGGCCATCACACCATGGAACTTCCCCGTTGCGATCCCCATCTGGAAGATCGCCCCTGCCCTCATTTGCGGGAACACGGTCATCTGGAAGCCAGCGGAAAATGGCTCGCTCACAGCGACACGACTAGCTGAAATATTTGCGGAAACAAAGCTGCCTGCGGGTGTTCTGAATCTGGTGATTGGCAAGGGCCGAGAGATCGGCAATACACTCACGAATGAAGCTGAAATCGATGCGGTCAGCTTTACAGGCTCATCGGAAACGGGCAAACAGATTGCCATCGCGTGCGCGGGTCGCAATATTAAATATCAAACCGAAATGGGCGGAAAAAATGTGGCAGTCGTTTTGGCTGATGCTGATCTGGATAAAACGGTTCCGATTTTGCTCAGCGGCGCGTTTCGATCGGCTGGTCAAAAATGTACGGCTACCAGCAGGATCATTGTAGAAAAAGCGATCTACCAGCCACTGGTCGAGCGATTGCAATCGGCTATGGAGACGTGCCGAGTAGGAGATGCCAGTGATCTGGAAGCGTATTTGGGTCCTGTTGCCTCGGCTGCACAATATGAGACGGTTGGGCAATACATCGCATTGGCTAACGCTGAAGCAACAGTCATTGCCCAAAGCCCATCATATGCAAAAGAGGAGCAAGGCTATTATATCCGTCCCCAAATTGTCGAGGGTGTCGCTGCCAATCATCGCCTCGTTCAGGAGGAAGTGTTCGGACCATTGGCTGTGCTTTTGACAGCAGACGGATTTGACGAGGCTGTGGAGCTGTGCAACCAGTCTGTGTACGGACTGAGTGCTTCACTGTTCACCCGAGACTTGGCGAGTGCCCATCGCTTTTTGGATGTGGCGCAGGCGGGGATGGTTCGGGTCAATCAGGAGACGGCAGGTGTGGAATACCAGGCTCCATTTGGTGGCATGAAGCTGTCCAGTTCACATACACGGGAGCAGGGTCAGGCGGCGCTTGATTTCTACAGTACGACGAAAACATGCGCGATCAAATACGCGTGGTGA
- a CDS encoding YisL family protein codes for MNFLPYKALIEAHVGSWEVAFVLLIVAYILYRVGKAKAGKIVHMLLRLMMVIILVSGAWMLFVGHATDFYYYVKGIIAVIAFGLMEMSLGKAKRQEGSIGFFIGCIVVLVLVILLGYRVFM; via the coding sequence TTGAATTTTTTGCCGTACAAAGCGTTAATTGAAGCGCATGTGGGTAGCTGGGAAGTCGCATTCGTGCTCTTGATCGTTGCCTACATCCTGTATCGCGTGGGTAAAGCAAAAGCAGGCAAGATCGTACATATGCTGCTCAGACTCATGATGGTCATCATTCTTGTATCGGGAGCTTGGATGCTTTTCGTGGGTCACGCAACAGATTTCTATTACTACGTGAAGGGCATTATCGCGGTTATCGCCTTCGGTTTGATGGAAATGTCCCTGGGCAAAGCAAAGCGACAAGAAGGCAGCATCGGCTTCTTCATCGGCTGTATTGTCGTTTTGGTGCTGGTTATTCTGCTTGGCTATCGCGTATTTATGTAA
- a CDS encoding proline racemase family protein, with translation MHINQLFTTIEAHTGGEPLRIITGGIPPIVGETILEKRRYFREELDHIRRVLMYEPRGHHGMYGCVMTEPVSPDAAFGVLFMHNEGYSTMCGHGIIAVVTAAIETGILRLGDPTERIVIDSPAGRIIAHATVEESLVHSVSFENVPSFVLAQDVPIEWGGRTFSVDISFGGAFYAVVQADDIGVQVEIEQLAELQEWGQRIKEQIEAKMEVVHPLEPELKGIYGVIISDKPRVEGSDLRNVTIFADKQIDRSPCGTGTAARVATLHARGKLAAGESFVHEGIVGSQFIGKVVATTQVGSYPAVIPSIEGKAFITGLHQFVVDPTDPLKDGFLLR, from the coding sequence ATGCACATCAATCAGTTGTTTACGACGATCGAGGCCCATACCGGAGGGGAGCCGCTCCGCATCATAACAGGCGGGATCCCACCGATCGTGGGCGAGACGATTTTGGAGAAGCGACGATACTTTCGGGAGGAGCTGGACCATATCCGGCGGGTACTCATGTATGAACCGCGCGGGCATCATGGTATGTACGGCTGTGTCATGACAGAGCCCGTCAGCCCAGATGCGGCATTTGGCGTGCTGTTCATGCATAACGAGGGCTACAGTACCATGTGTGGGCATGGAATCATTGCGGTTGTGACGGCTGCCATTGAGACCGGGATACTTCGGCTGGGAGATCCAACAGAGCGGATTGTGATTGACAGTCCGGCAGGAAGAATCATTGCACACGCCACTGTAGAAGAATCGCTTGTCCATTCCGTCTCGTTTGAAAATGTCCCCTCCTTTGTTTTGGCACAAGACGTTCCCATTGAGTGGGGAGGACGTACTTTTTCAGTAGACATTTCTTTTGGCGGAGCATTCTATGCAGTTGTACAGGCAGACGATATCGGGGTTCAGGTAGAAATTGAACAATTGGCCGAGTTGCAAGAGTGGGGCCAGCGAATCAAGGAACAAATCGAGGCGAAAATGGAGGTTGTTCATCCGTTGGAGCCTGAGCTCAAAGGAATTTACGGGGTGATTATCTCGGATAAGCCGAGAGTGGAAGGATCAGACCTACGCAACGTGACGATTTTCGCCGACAAGCAGATCGATCGCTCACCATGTGGTACAGGTACTGCGGCTCGCGTAGCCACCTTGCATGCGCGAGGCAAGCTGGCTGCTGGAGAATCGTTTGTCCATGAAGGAATTGTAGGGAGCCAGTTTATCGGCAAAGTGGTAGCAACCACACAGGTGGGGAGTTATCCGGCTGTCATTCCGAGCATAGAAGGCAAGGCGTTCATCACAGGTCTGCATCAATTTGTCGTTGACCCTACGGACCCGCTGAAAGACGGATTTTTACTGCGTTAG
- a CDS encoding dihydrodipicolinate synthase family protein, with protein MARFEGVYVAIVTPFTNDYEVDYKRLAELCDWLIQEGVDGLVPSGSLGEYATMTGEERAKVIQTVIAAAKGRVPVVVGSAAPSTRQAVEWVQFSKDAGAAGVMALPPINYKPLENEVFAHYEALNTVGLPIIAYNNPHDYKIDLTPDILARLAKFENIVAVKEFSGDVRRMQDILAQTDLEVMVGVDDLVMEGGLIGATGWISGVPNALPKEGVELFRLARAGKLSEAQALYRRLLPLFHYDASPQLVQSIKYMMELANFPVGPTRPPRLPLSEEYYAGIKKAFDYAVGAASGR; from the coding sequence ATGGCAAGATTTGAAGGAGTGTACGTGGCGATTGTCACGCCGTTTACTAACGATTATGAGGTGGATTACAAACGTTTGGCAGAATTGTGTGACTGGTTGATTCAGGAGGGCGTAGATGGACTGGTTCCGTCCGGTTCGCTGGGAGAATACGCGACAATGACAGGGGAAGAGCGGGCAAAAGTCATTCAAACCGTGATCGCTGCCGCAAAAGGTCGAGTTCCGGTGGTCGTAGGTTCTGCTGCTCCGTCTACCCGTCAAGCAGTGGAATGGGTGCAATTCTCCAAGGATGCGGGAGCAGCAGGGGTGATGGCCTTGCCTCCGATTAACTACAAGCCATTGGAAAATGAAGTGTTTGCCCACTACGAGGCACTGAACACTGTCGGGCTGCCGATTATTGCCTATAACAATCCTCACGACTACAAAATCGACCTGACACCGGACATTTTGGCAAGACTGGCGAAGTTCGAAAATATCGTCGCTGTGAAAGAATTCTCCGGTGACGTACGCCGCATGCAGGATATTCTCGCGCAGACGGATTTGGAAGTTATGGTCGGTGTAGACGATCTCGTCATGGAGGGCGGCTTGATCGGGGCGACAGGTTGGATTTCGGGTGTGCCAAATGCGCTGCCAAAAGAAGGAGTGGAGCTGTTCCGTCTGGCACGGGCAGGCAAGCTCAGCGAAGCACAAGCGCTTTATCGCCGCTTGTTGCCACTGTTCCACTACGATGCGAGTCCACAATTGGTACAGTCGATCAAATACATGATGGAGCTGGCGAATTTCCCAGTAGGACCGACTCGTCCGCCGCGTCTGCCGCTGTCTGAAGAATACTACGCAGGCATAAAAAAGGCGTTTGACTACGCTGTCGGCGCTGCAAGTGGACGATAA